Proteins encoded within one genomic window of Procambarus clarkii isolate CNS0578487 chromosome 31, FALCON_Pclarkii_2.0, whole genome shotgun sequence:
- the LOC138370122 gene encoding uncharacterized protein: MGEAGGGTVEDGKMGEAAYGGTVGGGEMGEAGGGSGKVGGREMGEAGSGTVEDGEMGDAGGGTVGGGEMGEACSGTVAGGEMGETVGGGTVEDEEMVEAGGGGTVGGEEMGEAGGGGTVGGEEMGEAGGGGTVGGEEMGEAGGGGGSVGDGQRGEACGGTVGGGEMGEPGCGGTVGGGKMDKAGGGTVSDGQMGEAGGGTVDGREMGEAGDGGTVGGGQMGEAGGGSVGGGEMGDAGGGTVGGVGPHVLGSQAH; this comes from the coding sequence ATGGGTGAGGCTGGAGGTGGCACGGTGGAAGACGGAAAGATGGGTGAAGCTGCTTATGGTGGCACGGTGGGCGGCGGGGAGatgggtgaggctggtggtggtagtggcaaggtgggCGGCAGGGAGATGGGTGAGGCTGGTAGTGGCACGGTGGAAGACGGGGAGATgggtgacgctggtggtggcacAGTGGGCGGCGGGGAGATGGGTGAGGCTTGTAGTGGCACGGTGGCCGGCGGGGAGATGGGTGAGACTGTAGGTGGTGGCACGGTGGAAGACGAAGAGATGGtagaagctggtggtggtggcacggtGGGCGGCGAAGAGatgggtgaggctggtggtggtggcacggtGGGCGGCGAAGAGatgggtgaggctggtggtggtggcacggtGGGCGGCGAAGAGatgggtgaggctggtggtggtggtggctccgtGGGCGACGGGCAGAGGGGTGAGGCTTGTGGTGGCACGGTGGGCGGTGGCGAGATGGGTGAGCCTGGTTGTGGTGGCACGGTGGGAGGCGGGAAGATGGATAaggctggtggtggcactgttagCGACGGGCAGatgggtgaggctggtggtggcacgGTTGATGGCAGGGAGATGGGTGaggctggtgatggtggcacagtgggCGGCGGGCAGatgggtgaggctggtggtggctcaGTGGGCGGCGGGGAGATgggtgacgctggtggtggcacGGTGGGGGGTGTGGGACCACACGTACtcggatcacaagctcattga
- the LOC138370123 gene encoding uncharacterized protein, which yields MGEAGGGTVEDGKMGEAAYGGTVGGGEMGEAGGGSGKVGGREMGEAGSGTVEDGEMGDAGGGTVGVGEMGEAGGGTVGGGEMGDTGGGTVGSGEMGQACSGTVASGEMGETVGGGTVEDEEMVEAGGGGTVGGEEMGEAGGGGTVAGEEMGEAGGGGGSVGDGQRGEAGGGMVGGGEMGEPGCGGTVGGGKMDKAGGGTVSDGQMGEAGGGTVDGREMGEAGDGGTVGGGQMGEAGGGSVGGGEMGDAGGGTMGGVGPHVLGSQAH from the coding sequence ATGGGTGAGGCTGGAGGTGGCACGGTGGAAGACGGAAAGATGGGTGAAGCTGCTTATGGTGGCACGGTGGGCGGCGGGGAGatgggtgaggctggtggtggtagtggcaaggtgggCGGCAGGGAGATGGGTGAGGCTGGTAGTGGCACGGTGGAAGACGGGGAGATgggtgacgctggtggtggcacAGTGGGCGTCGGGGAGatgggtgaggctggtggtggcacaGTGGGCGGCGGGGAGATGGGCGACACTGGTGGTGGCACAGTGGGCAGCGGGGAGATGGGTCAGGCTTGTAGTGGCACGGTGGCCAGCGGGGAGATGGGTGAGACTGTAGGTGGTGGCACGGTGGAAGACGAAGAGATGGtagaagctggtggtggtggcacggtGGGCGGCGAAGAGatgggtgaggctggtggtggtggcacggtGGCCGGCGAAGAGatgggtgaggctggtggtggtggtggctccgtGGGCGACGGGCAGAggggtgaggctggtggtggcatgGTGGGCGGTGGCGAGATGGGTGAGCCTGGTTGTGGTGGCACGGTGGGAGGCGGGAAGATGGATAaggctggtggtggcactgttagCGATGGGCAGatgggtgaggctggtggtggcacgGTTGATGGCAGGGAGATGGGTGaggctggtgatggtggcacagtgggCGGCGGGCAGatgggtgaggctggtggtggctcaGTGGGCGGCGGGGAGATgggtgacgctggtggtggcacGATGGGGGGTGTGGGACCACACGTACtcggatcacaagctcattga